A single window of Opitutaceae bacterium DNA harbors:
- a CDS encoding DUF1800 domain-containing protein: MQPPLSPTQAWEPLPKSQWNEETARHLLRRAGWSAHPEAVARAVSEGLAGTLDRLFPAKPPAFERPRLVRDERERATDFRERAKAAPTEMQRREIAREHREVSRLANIELSLAWLQQAATPANSAFEKWLLFLGDVYVVGVEKVRGASLIFDHYDTLRQGALGPAPALTKAVSRSVAMIIYLDLQRSVRQAPNENFARELMELFTLGQGNYTETDIKQAARAFTGYRMAREEFRFDRKQHDDGPKTIFGHTGRFNGDDVIDLIYGQPAAGTFLPREMTRFYLTDEVPDAAFFAPLGAWWKERKYNLRDLCHRYFSSAVFYHPAYRANYIKSPIHYQLGLLQDLQLDVAPMARTTLLPLRQMGQQPFNPPNVRGWVGGKLWINSSTLAARRLLVQFLFAPLDEDRINADDKAALKAARAAGYSRFTVDEDYLRKFEAPDVDATVNRLAARFLPTVPDKEYHAALRSFLKGPSGVGRIRGATIAILETPEYQLC, from the coding sequence ATGCAACCGCCCCTGTCACCCACCCAGGCCTGGGAGCCTCTTCCGAAGTCCCAATGGAATGAAGAAACCGCCCGCCATCTGCTCCGCCGCGCAGGATGGAGCGCCCACCCGGAGGCGGTCGCGAGGGCGGTGAGCGAGGGGCTCGCGGGCACGCTGGATCGCCTTTTCCCCGCGAAGCCGCCGGCTTTTGAAAGACCCAGACTGGTCCGGGATGAGCGTGAACGCGCGACTGATTTTCGTGAGCGGGCCAAGGCTGCGCCGACCGAAATGCAGCGGCGCGAGATTGCGCGCGAACATCGGGAGGTTTCCCGCCTGGCCAACATCGAGCTGTCCCTGGCCTGGCTCCAGCAGGCCGCCACCCCGGCCAACTCCGCGTTTGAGAAGTGGCTCCTTTTCCTCGGGGATGTCTACGTCGTCGGCGTCGAAAAGGTGAGGGGCGCCAGCCTCATCTTCGACCACTATGACACGCTCCGGCAGGGCGCGCTCGGCCCGGCGCCCGCGCTGACGAAGGCGGTCTCGCGCTCGGTCGCGATGATCATCTACCTCGACCTCCAGCGCAGCGTCAGGCAGGCGCCAAACGAGAATTTCGCCCGCGAGCTCATGGAGCTCTTCACCCTCGGCCAGGGCAACTACACCGAAACGGACATCAAGCAGGCTGCGCGGGCCTTCACCGGCTACCGGATGGCCCGCGAGGAATTCCGATTCGATCGCAAACAGCACGACGACGGACCCAAGACAATTTTCGGCCATACCGGGCGGTTCAATGGCGACGATGTCATCGATCTCATCTACGGCCAGCCGGCCGCCGGGACTTTCCTTCCGCGCGAAATGACGCGATTCTACCTCACCGACGAGGTTCCCGACGCGGCGTTTTTTGCTCCGCTCGGCGCCTGGTGGAAGGAGCGCAAATACAACCTCCGGGATCTCTGCCACCGGTATTTTTCATCGGCCGTTTTTTATCACCCCGCCTACCGGGCCAATTACATCAAGAGCCCCATCCACTATCAACTGGGGCTGCTGCAGGATCTGCAGCTCGACGTCGCACCAATGGCTCGCACGACGCTGCTTCCGCTGCGGCAGATGGGGCAGCAGCCGTTCAATCCCCCGAATGTCCGCGGCTGGGTGGGCGGCAAGCTCTGGATCAACTCCTCAACCCTCGCCGCGCGACGGCTGCTCGTGCAGTTTCTGTTCGCTCCGCTCGACGAGGATCGCATCAATGCCGACGACAAGGCGGCGCTGAAGGCCGCCCGCGCAGCGGGTTATTCGCGCTTCACGGTGGACGAGGATTATCTGCGCAAATTCGAGGCGCCCGATGTCGATGCCACGGTGAATCGCCTTGCCGCGCGCTTTCTTCCCACGGTGCCGGACAAGGAATACCATGCGGCTCTCCGGAGTTTCCTCAAGGGTCCGTCCGGTGTCGGTCGCATTCGCGGAGCAACCATTGCGATCCTCGAGACACCGGAATATCAGCTCTGCTGA
- a CDS encoding IS630 family transposase yields the protein MGCSRTDRETFKLSRDPQFVPKLPDVVGVYLNPPQNAVVLCVDEKSQIQALDRTQPDLPLKRGRCGTGRRLRAPWHDHAVCRIERGRRQDQRPLLPAPPAHRVLKFLRQIDAEYAEADELHLIVDNYGTHKHERVQRWLARRPRFKLHFIPTSSSWLNLVERWFAELTGKAVRRGSFSSVPDLINLDHPLHRAMEPEPTPFVWTAKAEDILARIERCRRRLEAIQPGCTRRKPRKKAA from the coding sequence ATGGGTTGCAGCCGCACCGACAGGGAGACGTTCAAACTCTCCCGCGATCCACAGTTTGTGCCCAAACTGCCTGATGTAGTGGGCGTTTATCTCAACCCACCGCAAAACGCGGTGGTGCTCTGCGTGGACGAGAAAAGCCAGATTCAGGCGCTGGATCGCACGCAACCAGACCTGCCGCTGAAGCGCGGTCGCTGCGGCACCGGACGGCGACTACGTGCGCCATGGCACGACCACGCTGTTTGCCGCATTGAACGTGGCCGCCGGCAAGATCAGCGGCCACTGCTTCCCGCGCCACCGGCACATCGAGTTCTGAAGTTCCTGCGACAAATCGACGCGGAATATGCCGAGGCGGACGAGCTCCATCTTATCGTCGACAATTACGGCACCCACAAACACGAGCGGGTGCAGCGTTGGCTCGCCCGGCGTCCACGCTTCAAACTGCACTTCATTCCCACCAGTTCGAGCTGGCTCAATCTGGTGGAGCGCTGGTTTGCCGAACTCACCGGCAAGGCGGTGCGTCGCGGCAGCTTCTCCAGTGTTCCCGATCTGATCAACCTCGATCACCCGCTTCATCGAGCAATGGAACCGGAGCCCACGCCATTTGTTTGGACCGCCAAGGCGGAGGACATCCTTGCCAGGATCGAACGCTGTCGTCGCCGGCTCGAGGCCATCCAGCCCGGTTGCACCCGGCGAAAGCCGCGCAAGAAGGCCGCATGA
- a CDS encoding DUF1501 domain-containing protein, whose amino-acid sequence MNNTLSSKLPATRREFLRMGGSGIGLLAFSRFAPAFLVQSSLNAAPAPEKDRTILVLIQLAGGNDGLNTVVPYEDANYYRLRPTLGLKKKDVLPINDLLGFHPSCAPLGKLVTEGKLGIVQNVGYPNPNRSHFRSTEIWESASDSDKNDATGWIGRYLDNTCAGRPDAKGGDPVAVNSGNEVPQSFLGENPHPTFTLSGNLRRAGRRDGNNLSLLKRLAESDHAGMETNEGFLRATMMDALVTEQRIQALLGRYKTESKYPASQFAQSLKNVAALIAAGLSTRVYFVSLGSFDTHAGQQSTHERLLTTLSEGMAAFQHDIDAKGLGPQVLTMTFSEFGRRPSENKSNGTDHGTAAPLFVMGSKIKGSLHGTSPKLDLPVNQDLTFSTDFRQIYSTVLNRWLDCPADKILGQKFDPLNFI is encoded by the coding sequence ATGAACAACACGCTTTCCTCAAAACTGCCCGCCACCCGTCGTGAATTTCTCCGCATGGGAGGAAGCGGAATCGGCCTGCTCGCGTTCAGCCGCTTTGCGCCGGCATTCCTTGTCCAATCCTCGCTCAACGCCGCGCCCGCACCCGAGAAGGACCGCACCATCCTCGTGCTCATTCAGCTCGCCGGCGGAAATGACGGCCTCAACACCGTCGTGCCCTATGAGGACGCCAACTACTACCGGCTGCGCCCCACGCTTGGACTGAAGAAGAAGGACGTGCTGCCCATCAACGACCTCCTCGGTTTCCATCCCAGTTGCGCGCCGCTGGGCAAACTTGTGACGGAAGGCAAACTCGGCATCGTCCAGAATGTCGGCTACCCGAATCCCAACCGCAGCCACTTCCGATCCACCGAAATTTGGGAATCCGCCAGCGATTCCGACAAGAACGACGCCACCGGCTGGATCGGACGCTACCTCGACAACACCTGCGCAGGCCGGCCGGATGCCAAGGGAGGCGACCCCGTGGCGGTGAACTCCGGCAATGAAGTGCCGCAGTCCTTCCTTGGCGAGAATCCTCATCCGACATTCACCCTCTCGGGCAATCTGAGACGCGCCGGCAGACGCGATGGAAACAACCTTTCACTGCTCAAGCGCCTCGCGGAATCCGATCACGCGGGAATGGAAACGAATGAGGGTTTCCTGCGGGCCACAATGATGGACGCCCTCGTCACCGAACAGCGCATCCAGGCGCTCCTCGGCCGCTACAAAACCGAATCCAAGTATCCGGCGTCCCAGTTCGCCCAGTCTCTGAAGAATGTCGCCGCGCTCATCGCCGCAGGCCTTTCCACACGCGTGTATTTCGTGTCGCTTGGCAGCTTCGACACCCATGCCGGCCAGCAGTCCACCCACGAGCGCCTGCTCACGACGCTGTCCGAGGGAATGGCGGCGTTTCAGCATGACATCGACGCCAAGGGGCTCGGCCCGCAGGTGCTCACGATGACCTTCTCGGAATTCGGCCGCCGTCCGAGCGAGAACAAGAGCAACGGCACCGATCACGGCACCGCCGCACCTCTTTTTGTGATGGGTTCGAAAATCAAGGGAAGCCTGCATGGCACATCCCCAAAGCTCGATCTTCCCGTCAACCAAGACCTCACGTTCAGCACCGATTTTCGCCAGATTTATTCAACCGTTCTCAACCGCTGGCTGGATTGTCCTGCCGACAAGATTCTCGGTCAGAAGTTCGATCCGTTGAATTTCATCTAG
- a CDS encoding methyltransferase domain-containing protein, producing the protein MTHEKSQSLEEYREHFDTLAKKHGDDTIYSQAVGGEFSAIGKLEKDLLISLGLKEDHAVIDVGCGSGRLAFQLAPYRGMSYLGCDVVPELLEHAASLCKRPDWRFEHTNGIGIPAGDASADFVCFFSVFTHLTHEETFKYFLEARRTLRRGGIMVMSFLEFRIPSHWHQFRVSVEDIRPDKHLNQFVSRDGIAAWAKHAGLGLLKIFDGDENYIPLTSDVRFENGGIVSGTGTLGQSVAILKNTGDDPFEGVIVDAIEPENHAYIDSPKEDGEASSKGVIVHGWIWFPKLKEEIRSVQIVADGRLVGETDVLYERSDVSTVLGIPQTERTGFTIPVSDLGVARGESATLGLALSLKNGVQYRTKTKRRFRIVA; encoded by the coding sequence ATGACACATGAAAAATCGCAGTCACTCGAAGAGTACCGGGAACACTTCGACACCCTGGCAAAGAAGCACGGTGACGATACAATTTACTCCCAGGCTGTCGGTGGCGAGTTTTCCGCCATCGGCAAGCTCGAGAAGGACCTCTTGATCAGCCTCGGTTTAAAGGAAGATCATGCGGTCATTGATGTTGGCTGCGGCAGCGGCAGGCTCGCGTTCCAATTGGCGCCGTATCGGGGCATGTCCTACCTGGGTTGCGACGTCGTGCCTGAATTGCTGGAACATGCCGCGTCGCTCTGCAAGCGACCGGATTGGCGGTTTGAACACACCAACGGCATTGGGATTCCGGCAGGAGACGCATCGGCGGATTTCGTGTGCTTCTTCTCCGTGTTCACCCACCTCACACACGAGGAAACCTTCAAGTACTTCCTCGAAGCGCGCCGCACGCTCCGCAGGGGCGGCATCATGGTGATGTCGTTCCTGGAATTTCGGATACCGTCCCACTGGCATCAGTTTCGCGTTTCAGTGGAGGATATCCGTCCGGACAAGCATCTCAATCAATTCGTCTCGCGTGACGGAATAGCCGCCTGGGCGAAGCACGCCGGACTGGGGCTGTTGAAGATATTCGACGGCGACGAGAATTACATTCCCCTGACGAGCGATGTCCGGTTCGAAAACGGCGGAATCGTATCAGGCACCGGCACGCTCGGGCAATCAGTCGCAATCCTGAAGAACACGGGCGACGATCCATTCGAGGGGGTTATCGTCGATGCGATTGAACCCGAGAATCACGCCTACATCGACAGCCCCAAGGAGGATGGTGAAGCAAGCTCAAAGGGGGTCATAGTTCACGGGTGGATATGGTTCCCGAAGCTGAAGGAGGAGATCAGGAGCGTCCAAATCGTCGCCGACGGCCGGTTGGTTGGTGAGACCGACGTGCTGTATGAAAGGTCGGACGTATCGACCGTTCTGGGCATCCCTCAGACCGAGCGCACCGGATTCACCATCCCTGTGAGTGACTTGGGAGTCGCCCGGGGCGAATCGGCAACCCTTGGACTCGCGCTCTCGCTGAAGAATGGCGTGCAATACCGCACAAAGACGAAACGCAGGTTCCGGATTGTCGCCTGA
- a CDS encoding IS110 family transposase, producing the protein MGGYSGLCPSEYSTGTRRRQGSISKHGNPRMRHLLVEAARRLLRWQPDYPPLKNCAGRSAPVHANEPWSQSRDGSQSIYGASTPVAARPNSWA; encoded by the coding sequence GTGGGAGGGTACAGCGGATTGTGCCCGAGTGAGTACTCGACGGGGACACGTCGCCGTCAGGGCAGCATCTCCAAGCACGGAAACCCTCGAATGCGTCACCTGCTCGTCGAGGCCGCTCGGCGTCTGCTGCGCTGGCAGCCCGACTACCCTCCGCTGAAAAACTGCGCCGGGCGCTCGGCGCCCGTGCACGCAAACGAGCCGTGGTCGCAGTCGCGCGACGGCTCGCAATCGATTTATGGCGCATCCACACCGGTCGCTGCACGCCCGAACAGCTGGGCCTGA
- a CDS encoding DUF3024 domain-containing protein produces MDAVPAHTADVLANVGRFIARHRPRPEIRDQLDFRADVSGSEVILSEVRPNWKDPTIVRAFPFAKLKWVKSRRFWKLYWKRASGKWEPYVPEPSFPSIEAALAVISADEYGCFFG; encoded by the coding sequence ATGGATGCTGTTCCTGCGCATACTGCTGATGTTCTTGCCAATGTTGGCAGGTTCATTGCACGCCATCGACCGAGGCCTGAGATCCGCGATCAGCTTGATTTTCGCGCGGATGTCAGCGGATCCGAAGTGATATTATCCGAGGTGAGACCGAACTGGAAGGATCCCACAATAGTCAGGGCTTTTCCTTTTGCAAAATTGAAGTGGGTGAAGTCCCGGAGGTTCTGGAAACTATATTGGAAGCGTGCCTCTGGAAAATGGGAGCCCTATGTTCCGGAGCCAAGCTTCCCGTCGATCGAGGCGGCACTCGCGGTCATCTCTGCGGATGAGTACGGATGTTTCTTCGGATGA
- a CDS encoding helix-turn-helix domain-containing protein codes for MSRKPTILTVTADQRGVLERWVGAHGTPQQVVKRCRIILRKAEGLDDATIAEELEVNRHTCRLWRQRLCPQVQGLWDVANGRGRKPRRGLAKGSSKRRCTRSRRGGRTGAREPRRRRRACASTVARIWQEHGLQPHRQGDVQTLPRSTVCAQTA; via the coding sequence ATGAGCAGGAAACCGACGATTCTGACGGTCACGGCAGACCAACGTGGCGTTTTGGAGCGCTGGGTGGGCGCGCACGGTACGCCCCAGCAGGTGGTGAAGCGCTGCCGGATCATTTTGCGCAAGGCCGAAGGGCTGGACGATGCCACGATTGCGGAGGAGCTGGAGGTGAACCGGCACACCTGCCGGCTGTGGCGCCAGCGCTTGTGTCCGCAGGTCCAAGGATTGTGGGACGTGGCGAATGGCCGCGGGCGCAAGCCGCGCCGAGGGCTGGCGAAAGGATCGTCGAAGCGACGCTGCACACGAAGCCGCCGGGGCGGACGCACTGGAGCGCGCGAACCACGGCGAAGGCGCAGGGCGTGCGCGAGCACAGTCGCGCGTATCTGGCAGGAGCATGGGTTGCAGCCGCACCGACAGGGAGACGTTCAAACTCTCCCGCGATCCACAGTTTGTGCCCAAACTGCCTGA
- a CDS encoding queuosine precursor transporter, translating into MTARQLLVPAVAMAAIVLLSNWLVQFPLNAWLTWGAFSYPVAYFVSDVCNRLHGPQAARRIAWVGFAAGLVSSAMLAPLRIAVASGTAFIVSQLLDVAIFNRLRKRTWWQAPLLGSCAASIIDTAIFFSLAFAGTAISWLHLATGDLGIKLAMAFVLLPPYRMLINRVLPKG; encoded by the coding sequence ATGACAGCGCGCCAGCTTCTTGTTCCGGCGGTGGCGATGGCCGCCATCGTGCTTTTGTCGAACTGGCTGGTGCAGTTTCCGCTCAACGCCTGGCTCACGTGGGGCGCCTTTTCCTATCCGGTCGCTTACTTTGTGTCCGATGTCTGCAACCGCCTCCATGGTCCGCAGGCGGCGCGTCGGATCGCATGGGTGGGATTTGCCGCCGGGCTGGTCAGTTCGGCGATGCTTGCACCCCTTCGGATTGCCGTGGCGTCGGGCACGGCGTTCATCGTCTCGCAGTTGCTGGATGTTGCGATCTTCAACCGGTTGAGGAAAAGGACCTGGTGGCAGGCGCCGCTGCTTGGATCATGTGCTGCGTCGATCATTGATACCGCGATTTTTTTCAGTCTGGCCTTTGCGGGCACCGCGATCAGCTGGCTGCATCTGGCAACAGGCGATCTGGGCATCAAACTCGCCATGGCGTTCGTCCTGCTGCCGCCGTACCGAATGTTGATCAATCGCGTGCTCCCCAAGGGCTGA
- a CDS encoding helix-turn-helix transcriptional regulator: MPRVRRNEFAYLPLAGADIRRELYVTGWGVADYDPGETYPHPGHPEDYDFHWERGRVLGDFAVVLISRGEGEYEDRRLGRLPWRAGEVLLLPPGQWHRYRPGRGTGWAEAWCTINGEYLHRLRAKGIFPRSACLRRLGDPAACQRALTRLRATAERNSLLVESRVFEVLAHALEDRATNDDPAGPAATGQPSVDQALEFIWLNCHRPIDAAAVARETGTALRTLERHFSTAHERSPSAEIRWCRTQRAIVMLRESRMSVKEVGYACGFGGAKGLTRALRTLHARSPSDYRSTD, from the coding sequence ATGCCTCGCGTCCGTCGCAACGAATTCGCCTACCTGCCGCTGGCCGGTGCCGATATTCGAAGAGAACTTTATGTCACCGGTTGGGGAGTGGCTGACTACGACCCGGGCGAAACCTACCCGCATCCAGGCCACCCGGAGGACTATGATTTTCATTGGGAACGCGGCCGTGTACTGGGGGACTTTGCCGTTGTCCTCATCTCGCGCGGCGAGGGTGAGTATGAGGATCGGCGGCTGGGCCGGCTTCCCTGGCGTGCGGGAGAGGTGCTGCTGCTTCCGCCGGGGCAGTGGCACCGCTACCGGCCGGGACGCGGTACCGGGTGGGCGGAGGCATGGTGCACGATCAACGGCGAATACCTGCATCGCCTGCGCGCAAAGGGAATTTTCCCCCGCTCCGCATGCCTGCGCCGCCTGGGCGATCCGGCGGCCTGCCAGCGCGCGCTGACCCGGCTGCGTGCGACTGCGGAAAGGAACAGCCTGCTCGTGGAAAGCCGGGTGTTTGAGGTGCTGGCCCATGCGCTTGAGGACCGTGCCACGAACGACGATCCAGCCGGGCCCGCCGCGACCGGCCAGCCATCGGTGGATCAGGCGCTCGAATTCATCTGGTTGAATTGTCACCGGCCGATCGACGCCGCAGCTGTCGCACGAGAGACCGGCACCGCCCTGCGAACGCTGGAGCGGCACTTTTCAACCGCCCACGAACGCAGCCCATCGGCGGAGATTCGCTGGTGCCGCACCCAGCGCGCCATCGTCATGCTCCGCGAAAGCCGGATGAGCGTGAAGGAGGTCGGCTACGCGTGTGGCTTTGGCGGCGCAAAGGGCCTCACCCGCGCCCTGCGCACACTCCATGCCCGCTCGCCGTCGGACTACCGATCGACGGATTGA
- a CDS encoding DUF485 domain-containing protein — translation MSNPTPPSSDETVHSDSFLRTLMRRQLQLSVACAAAFLVLLIGLPLANYLAPGLMATRVAGFTLSWLILGVLFFPFVWVISYVFIRRSIALEEDEVTAVRTSNRR, via the coding sequence ATGTCCAACCCCACGCCTCCGTCGTCAGACGAAACGGTGCACAGCGATTCGTTTCTTCGCACACTCATGCGCCGGCAACTCCAGCTCTCCGTGGCATGCGCCGCGGCGTTTCTTGTCCTGTTGATCGGACTTCCGCTCGCCAATTACCTTGCTCCGGGCCTGATGGCGACGCGTGTCGCGGGATTCACTCTGAGCTGGCTGATCCTTGGGGTGCTGTTCTTCCCGTTTGTCTGGGTGATCTCCTATGTCTTCATCCGACGCTCGATCGCCCTCGAGGAGGATGAAGTGACGGCTGTCAGGACCTCAAACCGTCGCTGA
- a CDS encoding cation acetate symporter: protein MSTHMLSPGGCGLPVAFLGGVDPWIFAFSFVTVVVTIWMGFRSAKTSKTASDFFVAGRSVSVGWNASAISGEYLSAASFMGIAGMVMSSGYDALWYPVCYACGYLFLLLFIAGPLRRFGAYTIPDFAEGRFDSPLFRKIAVCFVLFIGFFYTMPQMKGAGTTLAYIFPGMHYSIGVILVGAVITLNVALGGMKGITIVQAFQYWAKMFAISVPVFVLMSVYGFYGTHLGANSISTPGAAPAAAISSLAATAQAAHEVNRKPLVEKAPGDAGWLAPFGPLTTKAAKAAGLSQEESRPYSLIYTYSLIIALVCGTAGLPHILVRFYTNPDGAAAKRTTMWVMILIGVFYVFPPIFGVLGRNLLPELYAGAGAKGTDKIVLELPRLLNERGGVWGSVLSGITCAGAFAAFMSTFSGLLVSMTGAVAHDIYGRILRPQATPAQRLRMFKFAAIGIGGISILLGCQVEALQINFMVGQAFAIAAASYFPLLFMSVWWRGMTMKGAAVGMLGGGVAALFCTTIINLSDLKMVSMTAFWTANPLIRILCEQPAIWTVPLAIVLMIVVSKATAREAPSDVRMKMLVLHAPEKLGLKQEYIQEHQAGMGH, encoded by the coding sequence ATGTCGACACACATGCTTTCCCCTGGCGGCTGTGGACTCCCCGTGGCGTTTCTCGGCGGCGTCGATCCGTGGATCTTTGCGTTCTCGTTCGTCACCGTCGTTGTGACGATTTGGATGGGCTTTCGCTCGGCGAAAACCTCCAAGACCGCCAGCGACTTCTTTGTCGCCGGTCGCTCGGTTTCGGTCGGCTGGAATGCCTCCGCCATTTCCGGCGAGTACCTTTCAGCCGCCTCGTTCATGGGCATTGCCGGCATGGTGATGTCGTCGGGCTACGACGCCCTGTGGTATCCGGTGTGCTACGCCTGCGGGTACCTCTTTCTGCTGCTTTTCATTGCCGGACCTCTTCGCCGTTTTGGAGCCTACACGATTCCGGACTTCGCGGAGGGCAGGTTCGACTCGCCGCTCTTTCGCAAGATCGCCGTCTGCTTCGTCCTTTTTATCGGGTTCTTCTACACGATGCCGCAGATGAAGGGTGCGGGCACCACGCTGGCCTACATTTTTCCCGGAATGCACTACTCCATCGGGGTCATTCTCGTGGGTGCGGTGATCACGCTCAATGTCGCCCTTGGCGGCATGAAGGGCATCACCATCGTGCAGGCCTTCCAGTACTGGGCGAAGATGTTCGCGATAAGCGTGCCGGTGTTCGTGCTGATGTCGGTCTACGGCTTCTACGGCACGCATCTCGGCGCAAATTCCATTTCGACACCCGGGGCCGCGCCAGCCGCGGCGATTTCCAGCCTGGCTGCGACGGCGCAGGCGGCGCATGAAGTGAATCGGAAGCCGTTGGTTGAAAAAGCGCCTGGGGACGCGGGCTGGCTGGCGCCGTTTGGTCCGCTCACCACAAAGGCGGCGAAGGCCGCGGGGCTCAGCCAGGAGGAGTCCAGGCCGTACTCGCTGATCTACACCTATTCGCTGATCATCGCGCTCGTGTGCGGCACCGCCGGCCTGCCGCACATTCTCGTCCGTTTCTACACCAATCCCGACGGAGCCGCCGCCAAGCGGACCACCATGTGGGTCATGATCCTGATCGGCGTCTTCTATGTGTTTCCGCCGATTTTCGGCGTGCTGGGGCGGAATCTGCTTCCCGAGCTCTATGCCGGCGCCGGAGCGAAAGGCACCGACAAGATCGTCCTGGAACTGCCGCGTCTGCTCAATGAGCGCGGGGGTGTCTGGGGAAGCGTGCTGAGCGGCATCACCTGCGCGGGAGCCTTTGCCGCCTTCATGAGCACCTTCAGCGGACTGCTCGTTTCAATGACGGGGGCAGTCGCCCACGACATCTATGGCCGCATCCTGCGACCGCAGGCGACGCCCGCCCAGCGCCTCCGGATGTTCAAGTTTGCCGCGATCGGGATCGGGGGGATTTCAATCCTGCTCGGATGTCAGGTCGAGGCGCTCCAGATCAATTTCATGGTTGGCCAGGCCTTCGCCATCGCCGCGGCCAGCTATTTCCCGCTGCTCTTCATGAGCGTCTGGTGGCGGGGGATGACGATGAAGGGTGCCGCAGTTGGCATGCTTGGAGGCGGTGTCGCCGCGCTTTTCTGCACGACCATCATCAACCTCAGCGATCTGAAGATGGTCAGCATGACCGCTTTCTGGACAGCCAATCCGCTGATTCGAATTCTCTGCGAACAGCCGGCAATCTGGACCGTGCCGCTTGCCATTGTGCTGATGATCGTCGTTTCGAAGGCGACCGCCAGGGAAGCGCCGTCCGACGTGCGCATGAAGATGCTCGTTCTCCACGCCCCGGAAAAGCTCGGTCTCAAGCAGGAGTACATCCAGGAACACCAGGCTGGGATGGGCCACTGA
- a CDS encoding dicarboxylate/amino acid:cation symporter gives MKYFKHLYFQVLLAIGLGVLVGWLDPGLGVKLKPLGDGFIKLVKMLIAPIIFCTIVSGIAGMGDLKKIGRLGGKALLYFEVVTTFALAIGLLVANLLKPGAGINADVTTLDASAVSSYTKAAASQSTVEFLLHIIPDAFLGAFAHGEILQVLLISILFGFGLAHMGPAGEAVTTLINHVAQAFFAMVGIVTKLAPIGAFGAIGFTIGKYGIATLLSLGKLLACVYLTSALFVLVVLGIIAHSRGFSLWRILVYIREELLIVLGTSSSESALPGLMTKLEAAGCSRSSVGIVIPAGYSFNLDGTSIYLTMAAIFIAQATNTDLSLVQEIGLLGILLLTSKGAAGVTGSGFVTLAATLAATRSIPVEGLALILGVDRFMSECRAITNFIGNAVGMFVIADWEQDIDFSKAAPLLTRARRKRLAAAATD, from the coding sequence ATGAAATATTTCAAGCATCTCTATTTCCAAGTACTTCTGGCGATCGGTCTGGGCGTGCTTGTGGGCTGGTTGGATCCCGGACTGGGGGTGAAATTGAAGCCCTTGGGCGACGGCTTCATCAAGCTGGTGAAGATGCTGATCGCACCAATCATCTTCTGCACGATCGTGTCGGGGATCGCCGGCATGGGGGACCTCAAGAAAATCGGGCGACTCGGTGGCAAAGCTCTGCTCTATTTCGAAGTCGTTACGACTTTCGCCCTGGCGATCGGCCTGCTGGTGGCAAACCTCCTGAAGCCCGGTGCAGGCATCAATGCGGACGTGACCACACTCGATGCCAGCGCGGTCTCGAGCTACACCAAGGCGGCCGCATCGCAGAGCACGGTGGAGTTTCTGCTCCACATCATCCCCGACGCGTTTTTGGGGGCCTTTGCGCATGGCGAGATTCTCCAGGTGCTGCTCATCTCCATCCTTTTCGGCTTTGGCCTGGCTCACATGGGGCCCGCGGGGGAGGCGGTGACGACGCTGATCAACCATGTGGCGCAGGCGTTTTTTGCCATGGTGGGCATCGTGACCAAGCTCGCCCCCATCGGCGCATTTGGCGCGATAGGTTTCACGATAGGAAAATACGGCATCGCGACGCTCCTCTCCCTCGGCAAGCTGCTCGCCTGCGTCTACCTCACGAGTGCGCTTTTTGTCCTTGTTGTCCTCGGCATCATCGCCCATTCGCGCGGATTCAGCCTGTGGCGCATCCTCGTGTACATCCGTGAGGAGCTGCTGATCGTGCTGGGCACGTCGTCCTCGGAGTCAGCCCTGCCCGGGCTGATGACCAAGCTGGAAGCGGCGGGCTGTTCGAGGTCGTCGGTGGGGATCGTGATTCCAGCGGGCTATTCGTTCAATCTCGACGGAACCTCGATCTATCTGACAATGGCCGCGATCTTCATCGCCCAGGCGACGAATACGGATCTTTCCCTCGTCCAGGAGATCGGGCTGCTGGGCATTCTGTTGCTGACATCAAAAGGCGCGGCGGGCGTCACGGGCAGCGGTTTTGTAACGCTTGCGGCGACCCTTGCGGCGACGAGGAGCATTCCCGTGGAGGGACTGGCACTGATCCTCGGCGTGGATCGGTTCATGTCGGAATGCCGCGCGATCACCAATTTCATCGGCAACGCGGTCGGCATGTTCGTCATCGCCGACTGGGAGCAGGACATCGATTTCAGCAAGGCGGCGCCGTTGCTGACACGGGCGCGGCGAAAGCGGCTGGCAGCGGCTGCGACGGATTGA